In Chitinophaga nivalis, a single genomic region encodes these proteins:
- a CDS encoding helix-turn-helix domain-containing protein, with translation MEEINEIALLKELGASLRKTRTQKGYTLLQIEAWSGIDKSDVSKIERGKINPTYSTLIKLCVALEEPLYKVLQVKG, from the coding sequence ATGGAAGAAATAAATGAAATAGCGTTATTAAAGGAACTAGGAGCAAGCCTCAGGAAAACGAGGACGCAAAAGGGATATACTTTACTTCAGATAGAAGCCTGGAGTGGTATAGATAAAAGTGATGTGAGTAAAATCGAACGAGGTAAAATTAACCCTACCTATTCGACGCTCATTAAACTATGCGTTGCACTCGAAGAACCGCTATACAAGGTATTGCAGGTAAAAGGCTGA
- a CDS encoding bacteriocin-like protein, with the protein MKKHTFTGKKLNRNEMKTVLGGQAKIICPRVICGSLLAGLECVLQGCRCATDNSCIPNS; encoded by the coding sequence ATGAAAAAACACACGTTTACCGGTAAAAAACTGAACAGAAATGAAATGAAAACCGTCCTGGGTGGCCAGGCGAAAATTATATGTCCACGTGTAATCTGTGGCTCCCTGCTGGCCGGATTGGAATGTGTACTCCAGGGATGCCGTTGTGCTACCGACAATAGCTGTATTCCCAATTCATGA
- a CDS encoding nuclear transport factor 2 family protein: MSAPVTPEQIATRWFAAFNEHDLEKLLSLYHDEAVHYSPKLKIRLPETNGLVRGKQALRDWWKDAFDRLPTLHYEVTTLTANNDRVFMEYIRQVGTEPDMLVAEVLEIKDGSITASRVYHG; encoded by the coding sequence ATGTCAGCACCCGTAACACCAGAACAAATAGCCACCAGATGGTTTGCCGCCTTTAATGAACATGACCTGGAAAAATTATTATCGCTTTATCATGATGAAGCCGTGCATTACAGCCCTAAACTGAAGATCCGGCTGCCGGAAACCAATGGATTGGTTCGGGGCAAGCAGGCCTTGCGCGATTGGTGGAAAGATGCATTTGACCGCTTACCCACCCTGCACTATGAAGTAACTACCTTAACCGCCAATAACGATCGGGTATTCATGGAATACATCCGTCAGGTAGGTACCGAACCGGATATGCTGGTCGCGGAAGTACTCGAGATCAAAGATGGTAGTATCACAGCTTCCCGCGTATATCACGGATAG
- a CDS encoding glycosyl hydrolase family 18 protein, giving the protein MAQVSPPVAATTKQHNKQVIGYITQWDAWKNVAGTVPLGGYNQLNLDYSQYTILNFSFFGVAVDGSLHSGDYRNKNIYQVGAVQQPAALLNTDIYSSWDLYLLYGELDVLYNVADNSYAYSLGYRNSGGGWTNVNTGKSGSFPLSVPKQGGAPGLLDLAHQKGVKVLAAIGGWSMCKHFPEMAKDTAKRARFIAGVKELIAMGFDGIDFDWEYPNDIGMNIENYSAADYTNFATLAEKVREAIGPNKLLTSCFSAAPAKLQGFNWPRLNNSFDYFNIMTYDFNGGWSNKAGHNSPLYDYPGAEYNNFSLDAATKALRTLGVNLSKVTLGAPFYGRGVITTGNAALNGPTTKRPETVQPDGPIQTCADYTNWAKDVWDGTPSYSYIVNNTGSGSGWTEYWDDVAKVPYKTNGKYFLSYDNERSVAAKAQYIKDNNLAGTIVWQVYGDMVNMTSSTVPKGKLIFCPNTRHPLVNKINETFAAGGTGNQSPKVSITSPANNATYTTPATINITAAASDTDGVVKKVVFYNGTSVLATDSVAPYSYSWTNVGQGSYTLTAVATDDKGASTTSSAVSVSVGSGPIRDSGKVIVGYWQNWGSPTDASPYIPLRDVNPKYNVIQIAFAMSGTDKATLNFVPENTTPAAFAADVQYLQSQGKKVLLSIGGETGSLDLTSAAQKQAFITSLKGLLDQYNFDGIDIDLEGGANLQLNNGDNDFTNPTTPKVVNLIAGVKEVLSYRKGLGKNGWLTMAPETYYVQTAYGSNYAPLVGAYLPVIYALRSELTFIHTQYYNTGSVMGLDNGIYGQTTSDFIVSMTEMLLQGFPVSGTGKTFPALREDQVAFGLPASSRAAGGGYTTPANVKKALDYLIKGQTFGGAYTLRKPAGYPGVRGIMTWSVNWDKVNNDEFANTYYEYFFGGTTVNKPPVTSITSPANNATYVAPASINIQATASDPDGSVTRVQFFNGSTLLGTDSTSPYTYTWNNVAAGTYNLTTVATDNKGATGTSTVVTVRVNATNNTNPVVNITSPANNATFTAPATVNIAATATDNDGNVVKVEFFNGSTLLGTDTSAPYSFAWSSVAAGTYSLTARATDNSGGTGTSPAISITVNGGGGNCAGVPAYQPYPKIYNRGEKVVYNNNLYECLADNLYNVTPGSASWWWNPLGACTGGAAAVSTSASSAVDAAKAPALTNTADARLEKLIVYPNPVNGNDLQLKVDGNPGEKLLIEVVSLQGHAPVLQQVHIANAKGAQPVRLDVSKVPTGTWIIKVTSQKTGKVTSTKLIRM; this is encoded by the coding sequence ATGGCACAGGTAAGCCCGCCTGTAGCGGCCACTACAAAGCAACACAACAAGCAGGTAATTGGCTATATTACCCAGTGGGACGCCTGGAAAAATGTGGCAGGAACCGTTCCATTAGGTGGTTACAACCAATTGAACCTGGATTATTCACAGTACACAATTCTTAACTTTTCATTCTTCGGTGTAGCGGTAGACGGTTCGTTACACAGCGGAGATTACCGGAACAAAAATATCTATCAGGTAGGCGCTGTACAACAACCTGCCGCTTTATTGAATACAGATATCTATAGCAGCTGGGATCTGTATTTGCTTTACGGCGAACTGGATGTGCTGTATAACGTTGCAGATAACAGTTATGCCTACTCCCTGGGCTACCGCAATTCAGGCGGTGGATGGACCAACGTAAACACCGGTAAATCCGGTTCTTTCCCGTTGTCTGTTCCTAAACAGGGCGGTGCTCCCGGCCTGCTCGACCTGGCCCATCAGAAAGGTGTGAAAGTACTGGCAGCTATTGGTGGCTGGAGTATGTGTAAACACTTCCCTGAAATGGCAAAGGATACAGCTAAACGCGCCCGCTTCATTGCTGGTGTGAAAGAGCTGATTGCCATGGGTTTTGATGGTATCGACTTCGACTGGGAATACCCCAACGATATCGGTATGAATATCGAAAATTACAGCGCTGCCGACTATACCAACTTTGCGACACTGGCAGAAAAAGTACGTGAAGCCATCGGACCTAACAAACTGTTGACTTCCTGCTTCTCCGCTGCTCCGGCTAAATTGCAGGGTTTCAACTGGCCCCGGCTCAACAATTCATTTGACTACTTCAACATCATGACCTACGACTTTAACGGTGGCTGGTCAAACAAAGCAGGACACAACTCTCCTTTATACGATTATCCAGGTGCTGAGTACAACAACTTCTCCCTGGATGCTGCTACCAAAGCACTGCGTACACTGGGTGTTAACCTGAGCAAAGTAACCCTGGGCGCTCCTTTCTATGGCCGTGGTGTAATCACTACCGGCAATGCTGCCTTAAACGGTCCTACTACCAAACGTCCTGAAACGGTTCAGCCGGATGGTCCGATACAAACCTGTGCGGATTATACCAACTGGGCTAAAGACGTATGGGATGGTACCCCCAGCTATAGCTATATCGTGAATAACACAGGCAGTGGTTCCGGCTGGACGGAATATTGGGATGATGTGGCAAAGGTGCCATACAAAACCAATGGTAAATATTTCCTGAGTTATGATAATGAGCGTTCTGTAGCTGCAAAAGCACAGTATATTAAAGATAATAACCTGGCAGGTACGATTGTATGGCAGGTATACGGAGACATGGTAAACATGACTTCCTCCACAGTGCCTAAAGGCAAACTGATTTTCTGCCCTAACACCCGTCACCCACTGGTAAATAAAATCAATGAAACATTCGCCGCTGGCGGTACTGGTAACCAGTCTCCTAAAGTGAGCATTACCTCTCCTGCAAACAATGCTACCTATACTACGCCTGCTACCATTAATATCACAGCTGCTGCCAGTGATACAGATGGCGTAGTAAAAAAAGTAGTTTTCTACAATGGCACCTCTGTACTGGCTACAGACAGCGTAGCTCCATATAGCTATAGCTGGACAAACGTTGGCCAGGGTAGTTATACCCTGACGGCTGTTGCTACAGACGATAAAGGCGCTTCTACTACTTCCTCCGCTGTAAGCGTTTCAGTAGGTAGTGGTCCTATCAGAGATTCCGGTAAAGTAATCGTTGGTTACTGGCAGAACTGGGGATCACCAACAGATGCTTCTCCGTATATTCCTCTCCGTGATGTAAACCCTAAATACAATGTTATTCAGATTGCATTTGCGATGAGCGGAACAGACAAGGCTACTTTGAACTTTGTACCTGAAAATACGACTCCTGCCGCATTTGCAGCAGATGTACAGTACCTCCAGTCACAAGGTAAAAAAGTATTGCTGTCTATCGGTGGCGAAACCGGTTCCCTGGATCTGACTTCAGCAGCACAGAAACAAGCCTTCATCACTTCCCTGAAAGGATTACTGGATCAATACAATTTCGATGGTATTGATATTGACCTGGAAGGTGGTGCTAACCTGCAACTGAACAATGGCGACAATGACTTCACCAATCCAACTACACCGAAAGTAGTAAACCTCATTGCAGGTGTGAAAGAAGTACTGAGCTATCGTAAAGGGCTGGGTAAAAACGGCTGGCTGACAATGGCTCCTGAAACTTACTATGTACAAACCGCTTACGGTTCTAACTACGCTCCGCTGGTAGGTGCTTATCTGCCGGTAATCTATGCGCTGCGTTCAGAACTGACCTTCATCCATACACAATACTATAATACCGGTTCTGTAATGGGACTGGATAATGGCATCTATGGCCAGACTACTTCCGACTTCATCGTTTCTATGACAGAAATGTTGTTGCAAGGATTCCCTGTATCCGGTACCGGAAAAACTTTCCCTGCATTGCGTGAAGATCAGGTAGCCTTTGGTTTGCCTGCTTCCTCCAGAGCAGCTGGTGGCGGTTATACTACTCCTGCCAACGTGAAAAAAGCACTGGATTACCTGATCAAAGGACAAACCTTCGGTGGTGCCTATACCCTGCGCAAACCAGCCGGTTACCCAGGAGTTAGAGGTATCATGACCTGGTCTGTTAACTGGGATAAGGTAAATAATGATGAATTTGCGAATACCTATTACGAATACTTCTTTGGTGGTACTACCGTTAATAAACCGCCGGTAACGAGCATTACTTCTCCTGCCAATAACGCTACCTATGTAGCACCTGCCAGCATCAACATCCAGGCAACTGCGAGTGATCCTGACGGTTCTGTAACCCGTGTGCAGTTCTTTAACGGCAGCACCTTACTGGGTACAGATAGTACTTCACCTTACACTTATACCTGGAACAACGTAGCAGCAGGTACCTATAACCTCACCACAGTAGCTACCGATAACAAAGGCGCTACAGGTACTTCTACTGTTGTTACAGTTAGAGTGAATGCTACCAACAATACCAATCCGGTAGTAAACATTACTTCTCCTGCCAACAACGCTACTTTCACAGCACCAGCAACTGTTAACATCGCAGCTACTGCTACTGACAATGACGGTAACGTGGTAAAAGTAGAATTCTTTAATGGCAGCACCTTACTGGGTACTGATACTTCCGCACCTTATAGCTTTGCCTGGAGCAGTGTAGCAGCTGGCACTTACAGCCTTACTGCCAGAGCAACAGACAATAGCGGCGGAACAGGTACTTCTCCTGCTATCAGCATCACTGTAAATGGTGGCGGTGGTAACTGCGCAGGCGTACCCGCTTATCAGCCTTATCCGAAAATCTACAACAGAGGCGAAAAAGTTGTATACAACAATAACCTCTACGAATGTCTGGCCGATAACCTGTACAACGTAACACCAGGTTCTGCTTCATGGTGGTGGAATCCACTGGGAGCATGTACTGGTGGCGCTGCAGCTGTTTCAACTTCCGCTTCTTCCGCTGTTGATGCTGCTAAAGCACCTGCATTAACCAATACAGCAGATGCCAGACTGGAAAAACTGATCGTTTATCCGAACCCTGTAAACGGTAACGATCTGCAATTAAAAGTAGATGGCAACCCAGGCGAAAAACTGCTGATTGAAGTAGTAAGCCTGCAAGGTCATGCACCAGTATTACAACAGGTGCATATTGCCAATGCAAAAGGCGCTCAGCCTGTAAGACTGGATGTAAGCAAGGTGCCAACCGGTACCTGGATTATTAAAGTAACCAGCCAGAAAACAGGTAAAGTGACCAGCACCAAATTAATCAGGATGTAA
- a CDS encoding glycoside hydrolase family 31 protein, translated as MYKKVLPALSAWLLCTCSILVVQAQQPVKPTGKVNTVNVSGQQIKIRTENTFAEITVYSPAVIRIRMDQQPLLPDFSYAVIARPADTRVQVSQTDQEIKISTDSLQLRVAKNPFSVHFFTPSGEVINEDESGLNTSWIGPAVTTYKKMQEGERFIGLGEKTGNLDRKGEGYTNWNSDVFGYATNRDPIYATIPFYIGIHHRINYGIFFDNSFQSDFNFGASNNRFSSFGARGGEMNYYFIYHTRMADIITSYTALTGRMPMPPMWSLGYQQNRYSYYPDTEVLRIAQTLREKKIPADGITLDIHYMDAYKLFTWNKERFPNPRQLSDQLNKMGFKITVIADPGIKTEPGYAAYESGKQEDIFLKYPDGNYYTGQVWPGWCHFPDFTSVKGRNWWKDQVKSYMRAGVSGIWNDMNEIATWGQKMPDNVLFNYEGHPITHLQGHNLYGLQMVRASYEGAREALQQRPFMLTRAAYAGSQRYSAIWTGDNRAEEDHMLLGIRLLNSLGVSGMPFSGMDIGGFTGNPTVSLYARWMQIGAFIPYFRNHTGINTKSAEPWAFGEEVLEISRNYINLRYRLLPYLYSTLHEATRTGMPVMRTLALNNTFDAQVYDTRYQQQYGFGDALMIAPFESTAAFGQIYFPAGKWYNLYTDSMTTGSQAVIYPLSIKTLPVFVKESSIIPMQSLVQSTAEKPGDTLFLHLYKGDQHNTFVYYEDDGQSFDHEKGVFYQRAITYTPADKKLTLEKVTGSYPARFRYIKLLLHGFPARERITVNGSSISLQAAAYAFLSPISRFDPQGSFVPADSCLVQQAVFPNHQQFINVDLE; from the coding sequence ATGTATAAAAAAGTTCTGCCTGCACTATCCGCCTGGCTGTTATGCACCTGCTCCATATTGGTGGTGCAGGCACAGCAGCCCGTTAAACCAACGGGAAAAGTCAATACCGTCAACGTATCGGGTCAGCAGATAAAAATCCGTACGGAAAATACCTTTGCGGAAATCACGGTATACAGTCCCGCTGTGATCCGCATCAGAATGGACCAGCAACCACTATTACCGGATTTTTCCTATGCCGTTATTGCCCGGCCTGCCGACACCCGCGTACAGGTCTCGCAAACGGATCAGGAAATAAAAATCAGCACAGACTCCCTGCAGTTAAGGGTAGCCAAAAATCCTTTTTCCGTTCATTTTTTCACCCCTTCAGGGGAAGTCATCAATGAGGATGAATCCGGGTTAAATACTTCCTGGATAGGCCCTGCTGTTACTACCTACAAAAAGATGCAGGAAGGCGAACGGTTTATTGGCCTGGGTGAAAAAACCGGTAACCTCGATCGTAAAGGAGAAGGCTATACGAACTGGAACTCCGATGTATTCGGATATGCTACCAACCGGGATCCTATTTATGCCACCATTCCTTTTTACATCGGCATCCATCACAGGATCAACTATGGTATCTTCTTCGACAACAGCTTCCAGAGTGATTTTAACTTTGGCGCCAGTAATAACCGGTTTTCTTCTTTTGGCGCCAGGGGAGGAGAGATGAACTACTATTTTATTTACCATACCCGGATGGCAGATATTATCACCTCCTATACAGCGCTCACCGGTCGTATGCCCATGCCCCCGATGTGGAGTCTGGGATACCAGCAAAACCGCTATAGCTACTATCCGGATACGGAAGTACTGCGCATTGCCCAAACGCTGCGTGAGAAAAAGATTCCGGCAGATGGTATCACGCTGGATATTCATTACATGGATGCCTATAAACTCTTTACCTGGAATAAAGAACGTTTTCCCAATCCCCGGCAACTCAGTGACCAGCTGAATAAGATGGGTTTTAAAATTACCGTGATCGCAGACCCGGGCATCAAAACAGAACCCGGATATGCCGCTTATGAAAGCGGGAAGCAGGAAGACATCTTCCTCAAATACCCTGATGGCAACTATTACACCGGACAGGTATGGCCGGGCTGGTGTCACTTTCCGGACTTCACCAGCGTAAAAGGACGCAACTGGTGGAAAGATCAGGTAAAATCGTATATGCGTGCCGGTGTGAGCGGCATCTGGAACGATATGAATGAAATAGCCACCTGGGGCCAGAAAATGCCCGACAACGTATTATTCAATTACGAGGGCCATCCTATCACCCACCTCCAGGGGCACAACCTCTATGGATTGCAGATGGTACGCGCCAGCTATGAAGGCGCCCGCGAAGCACTGCAGCAACGCCCGTTTATGCTTACCCGGGCCGCCTATGCAGGCTCGCAAAGATATAGTGCCATCTGGACCGGCGACAACCGGGCGGAGGAAGATCATATGTTGTTAGGTATACGCCTGCTGAATAGCCTGGGGGTAAGTGGCATGCCTTTTTCAGGTATGGATATCGGTGGCTTTACCGGCAATCCTACAGTAAGCCTGTATGCCCGGTGGATGCAGATCGGCGCCTTTATTCCGTATTTCAGGAACCATACCGGCATCAATACCAAATCTGCCGAACCCTGGGCCTTCGGAGAAGAAGTACTGGAAATCTCCCGCAACTACATCAATCTGCGTTACCGCCTCTTACCTTATCTGTACAGTACCCTGCACGAAGCCACGCGTACAGGCATGCCCGTTATGCGCACCCTCGCACTCAACAACACCTTTGATGCACAGGTATACGATACCCGGTATCAACAGCAATACGGTTTTGGCGATGCATTGATGATTGCTCCCTTTGAGAGTACCGCTGCATTCGGGCAGATCTATTTCCCTGCCGGCAAATGGTATAACCTGTACACAGATAGTATGACCACCGGATCACAGGCGGTCATTTATCCGTTGAGTATCAAAACACTGCCGGTATTTGTAAAGGAAAGCAGCATCATTCCCATGCAATCGCTGGTACAGTCTACCGCTGAAAAACCAGGCGATACCCTCTTCCTGCATCTGTACAAGGGTGATCAGCACAATACATTTGTATACTATGAAGATGACGGACAAAGCTTCGATCATGAGAAAGGGGTATTTTATCAGCGAGCGATCACTTATACTCCTGCCGATAAAAAGCTCACCCTGGAAAAGGTAACCGGTAGTTATCCTGCCAGGTTCCGTTATATCAAATTGCTGCTGCATGGGTTTCCTGCGCGGGAACGTATTACCGTTAACGGTAGTAGCATTTCCCTACAGGCAGCCGCTTATGCATTTCTGTCACCTATTTCCCGCTTTGATCCGCAGGGCTCTTTTGTTCCTGCCGATAGCTGCCTCGTTCAGCAAGCTGTTTTCCCTAACCATCAACAGTTTATCAACGTGGATTTAGAGTAA
- a CDS encoding RagB/SusD family nutrient uptake outer membrane protein, with product MIANITRTFLVIAGCIGFTACNLNENLGSTLTKGQADTIIKASQLLQTAYNNLQLPYQDFSQTWGMCEMTTDAALGPTRGGDWDDNGVWRELHEHKWTPDHAHIQKTFSTLLLEQFSATNVLSFKPTRSQEAEARFLRALSMFSVLDLYGQVPFRKPDDNLLNAPEVLKPQQAVDFIIAELTAIIPALAESSKIPAYIASKDAARFLLMKMYLNKGAFLNKQTPTFTQADMQQVIKLADEISASGTYLLANNYYDNFARDNDVVSKENIFTQQNGPGISTARGDANNVFCRWMCTLHYSQDPGGWNGFTTLSDFYDKFEKSDTRLGGSYPNLTALTGLKTGFLVGQQYDQNGNKILDRSNRPLIFTREVELRASGSQVEMSGIRVVKYPPDLITTKDSKSTNNASNDFVFFRYADVLLMKAEALLRNGDGGTAIGIVNQLRTKRGATTFGTLDLNNLLDERGRELFWEGWRRQDLIRFGQFLKPWQLKPTDDPKYLLFPIPTSDLAVNKNLVQNPGY from the coding sequence ATGATCGCTAATATAACCCGCACCTTTCTGGTAATAGCCGGCTGTATAGGATTTACCGCCTGCAACCTGAATGAAAATCTTGGTTCCACCCTGACCAAAGGACAGGCCGATACCATTATCAAGGCATCCCAGCTGTTGCAAACAGCTTATAATAATCTGCAGCTGCCTTACCAGGATTTCTCCCAGACCTGGGGCATGTGTGAAATGACTACAGATGCAGCCTTAGGCCCCACCCGTGGCGGCGACTGGGACGACAACGGCGTATGGCGCGAACTCCACGAACACAAATGGACACCGGATCATGCACATATCCAGAAAACATTCAGTACCCTGCTGCTGGAGCAATTCAGTGCTACCAACGTACTGAGTTTCAAGCCTACGCGATCACAAGAAGCAGAAGCCCGCTTTTTGCGCGCCCTTTCCATGTTCAGCGTACTGGATCTTTACGGCCAGGTACCTTTCCGGAAACCGGATGATAACCTCCTGAATGCACCCGAAGTATTAAAACCACAGCAGGCCGTTGATTTTATCATCGCAGAACTTACTGCCATTATTCCGGCACTGGCAGAATCTTCTAAGATACCGGCTTATATCGCCAGTAAAGATGCGGCGCGTTTTCTGCTCATGAAAATGTACCTCAACAAGGGGGCTTTCCTGAATAAACAAACACCTACTTTTACCCAGGCAGATATGCAACAGGTGATTAAACTGGCAGATGAAATCAGCGCCAGTGGTACTTACCTGTTGGCCAACAACTACTATGATAACTTTGCCCGCGATAATGATGTGGTATCCAAAGAAAATATTTTCACCCAGCAGAACGGGCCCGGTATCAGTACCGCAAGAGGAGATGCCAACAATGTATTTTGCAGATGGATGTGTACCCTCCACTACAGCCAGGATCCAGGCGGATGGAATGGTTTCACCACCTTATCTGACTTCTATGATAAATTCGAAAAAAGTGATACGCGGCTGGGCGGCAGCTATCCTAATCTGACCGCACTGACCGGACTCAAAACCGGATTTCTCGTAGGACAACAATACGATCAGAATGGCAATAAGATCCTCGACAGAAGCAACAGACCACTCATCTTTACCAGAGAAGTGGAATTAAGGGCTTCCGGTTCCCAGGTGGAAATGTCTGGCATCCGCGTCGTGAAATACCCACCGGATCTGATTACCACAAAAGATTCGAAAAGCACCAACAACGCCAGTAACGATTTCGTGTTTTTCCGTTATGCAGATGTATTGCTAATGAAGGCGGAAGCCTTACTGAGAAACGGCGATGGCGGAACAGCGATCGGTATTGTTAATCAGCTTCGCACCAAACGTGGCGCCACCACGTTTGGCACGCTCGACCTGAATAACCTGCTGGACGAAAGAGGCCGGGAATTATTCTGGGAAGGCTGGAGAAGACAGGACCTGATTCGTTTCGGTCAGTTCCTGAAACCCTGGCAGCTGAAACCAACAGACGATCCGAAGTACCTGTTGTTCCCCATTCCTACCAGCGATCTGGCTGTCAATAAAAACCTGGTACAGAATCCAGGCTATTAA